Proteins encoded by one window of Primulina huaijiensis isolate GDHJ02 chromosome 1, ASM1229523v2, whole genome shotgun sequence:
- the LOC140988375 gene encoding non-specific lipid transfer protein GPI-anchored 11-like isoform X2, which yields MAKPKTTAPITGTGYVLLFAAVFTVAASISPASSPIPSISVPPSSANAPEPFSTAPPPGPDCFAYLLKLSDCLTYVEKGSNLTKPDKGCCKELSDLVATQPICLCELLGNPDKVGIPVDIKKALTLPSVCKVSTPPVSLCSAIGVPVAELAPSVSPSPSAGAAGPSTGGEAVGSPGNFASKSEQNILIGLGALLLAYFI from the exons ATGGCGAAGCCCAAAACCACCGCCCCCATCACCGGCACAGGCTATGTACTCCTCTTCGCCGCCGTGTTCACAGTGGCAGCCTCCATATCACCTGCGTCCTCACCGATTCCATCAATATCAGTGCCGCCATCGTCTGCAAATGCTCCGGAACCATTCTCGACGGCCCCTCCTCCAGGCCCAGATTGCTTCGCGTACCTTCTAAAACTGTCCGATTGCCTGACTTACGTGGAGAAAGGAAGCAATTTGACGAAACCGGACAAAGGGTGCTGCAAGGAGCTGTCGGATTTAGTGGCCACGCAGCCGATTTGCCTGTGCGAACTGCTCGGAAACCCTGATAAAGTTGGAATCCCGGTGGATATCAAGAAGGCTCTCACGCTTCCTTCTGTCTGCAAAGTCTCGACTCCTCCGGTTAGCTTGTGTTCGG CCATTGGAGTGCCCGTAGCAGAACTTGCACCAAGTGTATCCCCTTCTCCTTCAGCAG GTGCAGCAGGCCCGTCTACTGGAGGTGAGGCTGTCGGAAGTCCTGGCAATTTTGCCTCCAAATCTGAACAAAACATCCTCATCGGACTAGGAGCCCTTTTACTCGCATACTTCATTTGA
- the LOC140988375 gene encoding non-specific lipid transfer protein GPI-anchored 12-like isoform X1, which yields MAKPKTTAPITGTGYVLLFAAVFTVAASISPASSPIPSISVPPSSANAPEPFSTAPPPGPDCFAYLLKLSDCLTYVEKGSNLTKPDKGCCKELSDLVATQPICLCELLGNPDKVGIPVDIKKALTLPSVCKVSTPPVSLCSAIGVPVAELAPSVSPSPSAGGPGAAGPSTGGEAVGSPGNFASKSEQNILIGLGALLLAYFI from the exons ATGGCGAAGCCCAAAACCACCGCCCCCATCACCGGCACAGGCTATGTACTCCTCTTCGCCGCCGTGTTCACAGTGGCAGCCTCCATATCACCTGCGTCCTCACCGATTCCATCAATATCAGTGCCGCCATCGTCTGCAAATGCTCCGGAACCATTCTCGACGGCCCCTCCTCCAGGCCCAGATTGCTTCGCGTACCTTCTAAAACTGTCCGATTGCCTGACTTACGTGGAGAAAGGAAGCAATTTGACGAAACCGGACAAAGGGTGCTGCAAGGAGCTGTCGGATTTAGTGGCCACGCAGCCGATTTGCCTGTGCGAACTGCTCGGAAACCCTGATAAAGTTGGAATCCCGGTGGATATCAAGAAGGCTCTCACGCTTCCTTCTGTCTGCAAAGTCTCGACTCCTCCGGTTAGCTTGTGTTCGG CCATTGGAGTGCCCGTAGCAGAACTTGCACCAAGTGTATCCCCTTCTCCTTCAGCAG GTGGACCAGGTGCAGCAGGCCCGTCTACTGGAGGTGAGGCTGTCGGAAGTCCTGGCAATTTTGCCTCCAAATCTGAACAAAACATCCTCATCGGACTAGGAGCCCTTTTACTCGCATACTTCATTTGA
- the LOC140988399 gene encoding 3'-5' exonuclease-like, which yields MHISKSFLIKKSSVFLQRRIDQETMAMTLSIIDHQLPYDTHNTYEVLFYDYSIHTTVTHDPATVSRWISEVESIHRSRLHHLIVGLDVEWRPSYSRYNNNPVATLQLCVGRRCLVYQLIHSPGVPSSLTGFLSNPNYTFVGIGIKADLEKLEEDYEFGYSANSVDLRDLAANAYGRSELRNSGVKTLAEIVLEKEVKKPKSVTMSRWDNPWLTPAQVQYACVDAFVCFEIGRILNASG from the coding sequence ATGCATATTTCCAAATCATTTCTCATCAAGAAATCGAGTGTTTTTTTGCAGAGAAGAATAGACCAAGAAACAATGGCGATGACCCTAAGTATAATCGACCACCAATTGCCCTACGATACCCACAACACCTACGAAGTTCTCTTCTACGACTATTCCATCCACACCACCGTGACCCACGATCCCGCCACCGTGTCCCGGTGGATCTCTGAAGTGGAGTCCATCCATCGCAGCAGGCTCCACCACCTCATCGTCGGACTCGACGTCGAGTGGCGTCCCTCCTACAGCCGATACAACAATAACCCAGTCGCCACCTTACAACTGTGCGTTGGCCGCCGTTGTCTCGTCTACCAACTCATTCACTCTCCGGGAGTCCCGTCCTCTCTCACCGGTTTTCTCTCGAATCCCAACTACACTTTCGTGGGGATCGGCATCAAAGCTGATTTGGAAAAGCTTGAGGAAGATTATGAGTTTGGGTACAGCGCTAATTCAGTGGATTTGAGGGATTTGGCGGCGAATGCCTACGGTAGAAGCGAATTGAGGAATTCTGGGGTTAAGACGTTGGCGGAAATCGTTCTGGAGAAGGAGGTGAAGAAGCCGAAGAGTGTGACTATGAGTAGGTGGGATAACCCGTGGCTGACTCCTGCTCAGGTACAGTATGCTTGTGTTGATGCATTTGTGTGCTTTGAAATAGGCAGGATCTTGAATGCTTCTGGTTGA